A window from Seriola aureovittata isolate HTS-2021-v1 ecotype China chromosome 14, ASM2101889v1, whole genome shotgun sequence encodes these proteins:
- the LOC130181399 gene encoding dual specificity protein phosphatase 13-like isoform X3, which yields MTVDYYGVEADDAIHFILSPFFYPTARYIRAALAMGGRVFVHCLMGVSRSATLVLAFLMIVEGLRLQEAVAAVRPHRDISPNPGFLQQLRSLDMSLERERRRRRQAQTLGHLTQEEIAPSLTELRQILWTNRKPVAPVNQVWPNLYIGDESVARDKTTLSSLGVTHILNAAAGRHRINTGQRFYSDLGVEYHGVEAADHPEFNIQPFFRPAAQFIDSALQKNGKVFVHCAMGVSRSGALVLAYLMICRSLTLVDAIIAVRLNRDIGPNSGFLEQLRQLELSLRPQSRQLTEEEEHADMS from the exons ATGACAGTGGATTATTATGGGGTGGAGGCTGATGATGCAATACACTTCATCCTTAGTCCTTTCTTCTACCCAACAGCACGATACATCAGAGCTGCACTGGCCATGGGAG GACGGGTGTTTGTCCACTGTCTGATGGGTGTGAGCCGCTCTGCTACCTTAGTGCTGGCCTTCCTGATGATTGTTGAGGGCCTGAGGCTGCAGGAGGCGGTGGCCGCCGTCAGGCCGCACAGAGACATCTCCCCCAACCCAggcttcctgcagcagctccgcAGCCTCGACATGAgcctggagagggagaggagacggCGACGACAGGCCCAAACact AGGTCACTTAACCCAGGAGGAGATCGCACCTTCTCTGACAGAGCTGAGGCAAATTCTCTGGACAAACAGGAAGCCAGTGGCACCTGTCAATCAAGTCTGGCCAAACCTCTACATCGGAGACGA GTCTGTGGCACGAGATAAAACCACACTCTCGTCTCTGGGTGTAACTCACATACTGAACGCCGCAGCAGGTCGACACCGGATCAACACGGGCCAGCGATTCTACAGTGACCTTGGAGTGGAATACCACGGTGTTGAGGCTGCAGACCATCCAGAGTTTAACATCCAGCCTTTCTTCAGGCCGGCAGCACAGTTCATAGACAGTGCTCTTCAGAAAAACG GGAAGGTGTTTGTCCATTGTGCCATGGGTGTCAGTCGCTCTGGAGCTCTGGTTTTGGCGTATCTGATGATCTGCCGGAGCCTGACGTTAGTGGACGCCATCATCGCTGTGCGTCTGAACCGAGACATTGGACCCAACTCTGGATTTCTGGAGCAGCTGAGACAGCTGGAGCTGAGCCTCAGGCCCCAGAGCAGACAgctcacagaggaagaggaacacGCTGACATGTCCTGA